In Cyclopterus lumpus isolate fCycLum1 chromosome 13, fCycLum1.pri, whole genome shotgun sequence, the genomic window CTATCGGAGACCCGGTCGAATGATCAAGATTTACTCTTTATCTGACTcataatgttttaatatgttATGACTTGCATTTTGGATGAGCATGTCAGTTGTGTCCTCAATGACACAGTAATGAAATGAATGACATTAAACAAATGGTTTGAAAACTATTTTCACATAAGAAGTTTCTATTGATGAGAGATCATTGATTTGTGCTTCAGTTGATCTATCTaatagaagagaagaagaaatctATACCTGCTGTCTAGAGAACAACACGTCCGTCCTCTTGTGGATTTCCCTGATGAGCGTCTGTGTTTCTCTCACACTGTagttgctcttcctcttcctcttcagatgCTTCACCTGCAGGAAATCCAGCGTGGCAGCAAGAAGGGGACAGAAACcccagagacagggagagagaaaagagacaaggaTAGACAACTGGGGAGGGAAGCAAGAAGACAAGGAAAGAGAGCAGTCAGAGGTCAGAGTAAAGGGGGGATGTTATTTGTAAAAGTTAATCCATGTCTAGAAGTGTAGCTTTTCTTCAGAATCACAGTGGTTTTCCTCAGGGAGGAATCCCTCAGTGGCTCCAGCATTCCCTGTGAAGTTTTCCACCTGGAGGACTAATCTCAGCTGTTACACTAGATGCTGGCTCTGTGTAATGCCACGTGAGAGAGAAGTGTGTGGAGTTGTAGAGGTCACACCTGGTTGGCTGGAAGATTAAATCATcaaaagtcttctttttttcccagaagAGGGTTCTCTTTTTCATTGATGAGGCCCTGATTTGATGTGTGCAGGGTTTTCCACCTTTATTCCCTGATCTGCACTGCTGCCAGGTGAGCGTACACGGGTAGAGAAGCATCACAGACTGAAAGGACTGCAGTCTTCCTGTTTGTAAATCAGAGAGTAGTTAATATTGCTGAGTAAAAAAATACTTCTCAAGATATTAAAGAAATAGAATTGCAATATTAAGTAATACAAGGAAGTAATATACTACATACATATTAGGTGCAATAAGTTATTCTCTCACCTTTGTTTTAAGGaaaaatacagacatgtttgttgtttcttcccttttttccctgtcaaaggttatttttggggagtttttcctgatccgaggtgaggtcctgggacagggatgtcgtatgtgtacagattgtaaagccctctgaggcaaatttgtaatttgtgatattgggctatacaaaataaactgaattgaattgaattgaattgtttgtcTCGTGAATTGGAAagaccaaaaatatatatcttttttataaATCGGAAAGGAATCTTTTCAAATATTTCATGAGGTTACATTTTTAGTAAGGGCTCTTTTATTAACTGATTATCTGTCAATATGAAGAAATGCACATTTTGAGGTTGGGAGTAGGCTCGCAAATGCTGAGTTGTCGCCAATGAAATACTGctgatgtttcatttttttctctggagcacattaacacacattgttaTGCGATGCTTACTTCTTTTATTAGGCTACTACAAGCAGACAATATCGACAACATATCGTGTGTGCTACCGTTACTACAATATTCAAGTGTAGCCTTGGGAGGTTTAGTGTAAGTACATTTCAGATGTGTGTTTCTTCTGTCAGCCTACACATAGACCAAATACCTATAAGCAGTATGTGCTTCTAGGTTATGCCCTCAGACTGTACCTCCAATATATTTCGAGTTAAAATAACGTTTTTTTAAGGACGGTAGCCTACGCTATGAGATTGTTCTTCTCACCAAACGAatttcattatcattatcagaAATTTAACGTAATCGTGTGTGTTGCTTCAACCAGCACCTCCAATTAAACATCATCTTTCATATATTGTGAAGACAACCTaccttttacacacacagatgtaccGCAATCAAAACAACATCGTAGAGGTACAATTTAATGGTGCTTTCAAGTACGACTCGCAAATTAAACATCCTATTATTGAAGCGGAAAATAGGACGGTACCAGTGGAAATCGGACAGAATAATTTGAAGGGAAATGAAAGACCCTttaataaaagctttttttttacccatcaAGGCGCTATTTTCACAATTATGTTACAGAAGATACACTTAATTGACCTTCAAGGATGAGCTCTAGCTgagaggtgtttttttaaagaagcaagATTGAAGTACACCAGCTTTACAGTCAATAGGTTTCAGCAtatcccatctctctctcctgtaTTAACAACATATAATTTTCATTGACACCGCGGCACGTCCTCTATCGTTGTTACAATATTCCCGAGAGCACCTGAAGGCGTCGTTAGTTGTGTACCATTTAGATCGCTCCTATTGGTCAGTTCTCCACCGCGCCCACTTATGACGACATTGAATCTCGCCATGGCTCTTCCGGCTTGCTCGGCGTGCTCACCCCGCTATGAGAAACAAAAAGTGCAACGTTAGTAGTGGTTTTCGTTGTCTCCAGTTCTGCACTGCACACAGGCGCCGCTGTGGAAGTAGTAACGCATTGGATACAACAGAGTGTTGTTGTCAGTCAAACCGGAcgtgctaacgttagctcactAACAACTTGTGAGGACCCTGAAGTTGTGGCGGAGTCCAGATGACCAGAcggaggtgaggagatgggctGTGTCCGCTGGGCTTTTCGCTGCGGGTCGTGGACACCGACCGGGTCTGACTGGCTGTTTTCTGCTCGTTGCGTTCAGCGGGAGGAGAAAGACCGGATCGGACAGTTTGTGTTTGCTAAGGATGCCAAGTCAGCCATGGTGAGTGTGACTGtaaacgctgtgtgtgtgtgtgtgtgtgtgtgtgtgtcgccttCTGCGTGCTGACTTATCGCACAACGTGGATCCGTTCCCGCTTATCAAATCCAGTTATCCTTGTTTAACCCACTCGCTGTCTGTCACCTCGTCAGGCGGGCAGGTTGTTGCTGAGGAaatttgtgtgtgagaggatgGGGATCCCCTGGTCGGAGATCAGACTGGAGCGATCCCCCAGAGGGAAACCTTACCTGGCAGCACCACTGAAGGTACAAACCAGTATTATTATTCAGTTcagttcaatttattttgtatagcccaaattcacaaattagcctttacaatctgtacacacatacGACCTCCTCTGTCCcgccgggacctcacatcggatcatgaaaaaaaacaacccaaaaaccTTTATCAgggagaaaaaggggaagaaaccttctggtaagcaacagaggagcatccctctccccggatggacaaaaGTTCAAAAGATGCCATCTGTACAGAATGAATAAcagaacagagttacaacacattcaatgaatatgacatataattagagcaggaaaaaaatgcaaaagtgGATATACCAATATTTGGCAATGCTAATTATTATctaaaaaggaagaaataaatTGCCGTCAGTTTGAACACAGTTAGGATGCAAAAGACAGCGAAAAGGTATACTTGTTGATACCCCCTAAACTACACTTAAGTAGTGTAAATAAGGCATGCATAGTATTTTATATGTTGAGTCACCAGAACAGAGCCTTTGCTCAGGTTGatttgtgtacattattacGTGTGGTACAGTATGAATAGTAATAGTTGAGCTTGAGACATAGTTTATGTAAATTAAATTGTACGGGACTGTTGCTCTTACTTGACttagttttctgtgttttgcaTAGCGTTCCTCACTGTAATAGCTTTGAAAAGATGTTAAAGTAGTTCTCTGATGGACATGTGTTTTTTGTCACATAATTTAAGATAATTTGATTACTGTCTTGCTGTTGGCATCCAGGTCAGGCCAGATTCAGGTCCTGAACCCCCGTCCTGGAGTTTCAACTTGTCCCACCAGGGGGACTATGCGGTGCTTGCTGCACAGCAGGGGGTGCAGGTGGGAGTGGATATCATGAAGATCACCATGCCAGGTAAATGCTAACGGTAACAGTTGAAGCAGCATTGGCAATATCGACAGCTTTGTGAACATACTTAGAGATCAGAAGATGTTTTACTGTCAATTAGAtgttccaaaaaaaacacaaaactaaatgtgttGCATGGCTAAACGCAAACAGGCTGAACAGCCAGCGTAACATTAATTTGAGGATTTATTTGGTAAATTTGTGGAAATGGTCAAACTTGAGGTAATAGTTTGACTTGTggacacaaaagcacacacacattgtaaccgacacacacagagagagaaaaggctgACTGTCATGAGAATCTTTAGTTCTCATTGGCAGTTCCTGTTATATAGCTAGTGTTGATGTTCTCTATAATGTGAGACTTTCCACAAATCAAACATGGTTGAATCATGTCAAAAGCTCAAAGATCAAACTATAACATTCTGTGTCAGCTGTCTATTTCAACCATCTCACACTATGATAATTAATCTATGACAGCCAAATCTGTATTATAATCATCTCACGTCCTACGGGCGAGGCATAAATGGAAATGCTTTTGTATATTTTCCGATTTAACCACAAGGGGCCACTGTTGCCTTGTGTATGTAAAAGGTTTCGGCCAAGGCTGCAAATTGCTGTTAAGAGATATTTCAGAGAGGAAAAAGTCCACAGTAATCTCAAAACCTGAGGATGTTTGAATAAGTCTTTGTCTGTCCCTTTTGTCGTTGTCTCcatccttcttctctcctcttccctttctttGGCCCTCACACCTTTCCTTCATTTCCTCCAGGTAGCAGCTCCGTGCCAGAGTTTTTCCGCATTATGACTCGTCAGTTTACAGCGTACGAGTGGAGCGTCATCCAATCAGGCGGCTTAGTGCACCAGCAGCTTGCCGCGTTCTACCGCCACTGGGTAACCATGACAACCatactattgtgtgtgtgtgtgtgtgtgagtgagatagTTTGGGTCAGTAAAGTAGCACAATAACTTAAAACCACAACAGATGGGACTCTATGCATACATGcacaacagtgtgtgtatacaaaAGAGTGactttgtgtgaatgtgtgtttgtccagCCAAAACCAACCCTGCTTGGTAGCCAATGAGCCACAATAACAGTATTACAAGGCTAATCGCTATGCAACCGTTGAACTCTCCCATTAGTCAACAGTACGGTGATGATATCAGAGCTTGATGTCTCTGTGCCACCCTCTCGATctcaccactgtgtgtgtgtgtgtgtgtgtgtgtgtgtgtgtgtgtgtgtgtgtgtgtgtgtgtgtgtgtgtgtgtgtgtgtgtgtgtgtgtgtgtgtgtgtgtgtgtgtgtgtgtgtgtgtgtgtgtgtgtgtgtgtgtgtgtgtgtgtgtgtgtgtgtgtgtgtgcgagaaattaaacaaaaaacatcagaggggaaagaaagaactATTGCTTGAGATTGTGAGGATGGAGATAGAGAAGGACACAATGTGAGAAAAGGATTTGTCAGatgtatgtgcacgtgtgtgtctcAAAGGATATTGTCAATGTCTCACACACGAAAAGAAGCACATAAGACAGACCATCGGCACaaatgtcttttgtgtgtgctgGTAATCATTTTCTTCATGTAACTAATTGagtttcctctcttttcctccaagGCCTTGAAGGAGAGCTTCATCAAAGCCATCGGCACGGGTCTGGGCTTCAACCTGCAGAGGGTGGAGTTTCACCTGTCCTCTGAACCGCTCACACAGAAATATGCACTGCGCCAGACCAAGATGCATctagacgaggaagaggacgacgaCTGGGTATTTGAAGTGAGTCTGTTTGAAGACTGGTGTAAAGAGTAAAGAGGACAAATAGACTACCTTCCATTTCTAAAAAAATTAGACGTCCatcttttattcatgtttttcatgCTCTTTGATTCTACTTATGTTTTATATTGCCCAATAGGAGCTTTACCCCTGGCCACATGTTGTTTTGAGCACAAATTAAAGCAATAGTCAAACATTTTTGCCAAGACATGTATGAGAAGAAGTACACCACGCTTAAAACGAtctattaaatatgaagctgccGCAAGGAGACAGTTATCTTAGCTCAACATAAACACCACAAACAAGTGTCCAGAGGTGACAGAATCTGCCTtttaaacatatacagtatatctcaTTTGTGTGATGTCAGCTGGTTGCCTTGCAACTTCACGGTTACAACACGGCTCCTCCTAACTGCACATAAACACAACTTGTTTCCCACAAttttgaactattcctttaaaggAAAAAAGGCCAATagtcatatatattttttattttaagactaTTGTAATTGTTTAGGGTTTTTAACAGTACTTTCTTGGCCGAATGTAAAGATGTATTGTCGGGTTGAATACTGCAACCAGTGTTTGTATCATATGGGGAAAAAACTGTTTGAGGAATAATACATAGTTCTTTCTTATTAGTTAGTGGGTCTTGTGTAGAACCAGTGTAACACAGCCTTCAGGAAATCAATTAACTTTAAAGTAGCTTGGTAGCTGTGCTGTGGGTTTTTCCATGCTCTGTTTTCAAGTGGCTGCTCCCCTTAAAAGCATCTCTTACCGAGAAATAAGAGATTGCAATAAGTCACAAtattcaaatcaaattgttgctatttatttcccattttctttcctcgttcgtgctcctcttcattcctcatcctctccacatttccattttgatgtgttctctttcctctctctctgtacctcctctctttatttttgtgttccccctctcctctctctcccatgtgtttttcctctccactcctcttaCTCTCTTCTCCATGCCCAGTGGCAGGTGGATGAACAAGTGACCGCAAAAAGGTTACCAGTGGTTTAAAAGGCCTGATGTtacgtctcctctcctttctccatctctcttgaGGTCATGGCGGCTTAATGCTGTTTTAGTGTTTTCACACCGGCGAGTAAAAGCTCTCTTCTATAGATTGCGGGGAATACACATGTCCTCTTTTTAACTATAGAAGAGTTGCAACACGAATAGAGAGAGAAGTGGATGTTAATATTTAGTTATAAAAGTGTACTTTTATCTGATTTACAGCTGGTTTATTccatatttgtttaaaatgatcatcagcatcatcacagTTAATAACATGTTAATACATAGATAAATAAGACCAAATTGCCTAATTAGAGCTAAAACAGTTAGTCaatgaattgattaattgttgACGGAATAATAATCTGCAACCGTTTTGAGTCACTTTTCAAGCAAAAAAGCTGTTGCCATATTTTagcatttctttatatatatatatatatatatatatatatatatatatatatacatacatacatacatacatacatacatacatacatacatacatagacagacatttctgtctttctttgagCTTCTTTTTATGTTTCCTTACTCCCTTCCATTTTCTGTAACTCAACCCCCACTACACACCGCCACTACACACCGCCACCTGTTACTCCCACGTACACACTACAGCTTTTGGCCTTTTAATGTCCAAGTGTATTTTTGCAGCTACAAAGGCAATTGCATTTGGAATAGAAGTTATAGAGTGCACAACAtttctaaacaaacaaaaaacaacagaaaatttatttttacaatttttaAGGCTCAGATGCAATTACAACAAGCATGTTTTAATTAATCATCATCAATTTACATAAGCAAGGTTGGTGTACTGCATCGATCATGCTCGATCAAGCTAAGCATTGACATTTGTTAGTGAATGCATGTCTGCTTTATGTTTCCTGGTATCACAGGAACCTGACGTTGCTTgggatcgtgtgtgtgtgtgtgtgtgtgtgtgtgtgtgtgtgtgcgtgtgtttctgcaggAGACCTTGCTGGATACTGATCATCATGTTGCTGTAGCACTCGGACCAGCAGACTCTGCAGTAAGAGCACAACATTTACAGCTGTTTTTCTCGGGATGCATAATTAAAGGGAGGTTTTATATGACATAACGTATTGGTCTTTGGGAACATGCAATGTGGGAGCATGTTCAGTCATTTTTACAGGCTAAATAATGTAATGAATCGCTAAATGACAAATTCTTCTTCTAAATAATTTTTCAAAACCCAGAAATGAACCATTAACTTCAGCACTATTAGACACTCCACTCTTTCACTAATTAAAGACTCTCTTGTCGCTCACTGGCAGCCTCTTCGtccatgtcttcctcctcccacctcgTTCACACTGCTGTCGTTCAGTGACCTCATCGCCTCAGCCTCACCTCTGACAGAGGAAGACCCCGCCTGCTGGGACAGCTTCAAGATGAAGGCTGAAGCtccacagagacaaaaagaaacgcACGCATCCAAATaacccccctccacacacacacatgcacacatgcacacacgcacacatgcacacacacccacatgcacacatacacacatacacacacctttttaaaagtgccAACAAAAAACCCACTGACACTGAAGCTGCTTTCTCAAGGCCCAGTCAAGTTTGACCAAAGTTCTCTCTGAGGGCTTCAGAATCCATACGGCATCTGACGCCTTCTATCTTTAGATCTTTGATTCAGATGAAACAATAAACCTTTAAATGcccgatacacacacacacacacacatgctgttttAGTACATTCAAGTGTTTAATGTTGATCAATAGATGTATATCCTGTGAATTTTGTTAACATCCTGTGTAATTTCAGGGTACACATTGTACCAAGATTCTGAACTGAGCACTTCATTATTACCCATGTacactcaaaaacacatttattaaaatacatcTGTAATTCAtgctgtatatactgtataatatgtAAGATAAGTAAGGCATACTTCACAATTATAAAGATGATTTAATGGACCATAATTACTTAATGTTAAGTCTACTCCCAATGTGGATCATGAATGCAAGGGTCAAATAAAGAATTACTCTAATTGGCAATGTCAAAGTGTTGGTGTTCACTAATTTTTCCTCTCAcgttctctgttttttttattctcttttctcttttatccAGCAGTTATTGTGAATTCAATGCACAGCAACGTATAAAGTATCCAATAACTAGCCGGGTAATAATTCAGTTTCTGATCATAATGTGTTAACCATTTTATAAAACTATGCTGACCCAGACAATGATTTCaatcaaaatataattttaaaaaacacattataattaGTTATTGaaagttatttttaataatCTGAAACAGAATATATCTGCCTCTCTTTTTCATATCTtgcattcattttcttcttcttttcttcctccttatCTCTTCccgtttgtctttctttttctctgtatCTCACCATCTGGTAGAACATCCATTTCAATCAAAAATATTTAGTCAAACATCgagttctctttttctttgcatttcttATCTgctccatcctccctctctcttgagGACCGCTCGTAGACGCAGTCAGTCTGCATGTTTACCTTCTTTTCTGCGTCAACTTACTTTCATCGCAACATTTAATTATaatccctctctccttcacacacacaaaggaaatggCGTGTTAGAGGTCAAGTGGTACGTATGTGCAGTCGGGAATATTGCGCCGTGTTTGTGACATGACACACTCTACCTCGCCTTCTCACAACTTGAGATACAGAGACATTAGCACAAAGTGGCTGCTGAGGACATTTTTCTTGTTACCGTAATTATTAAgaactagaaaggtgcactcgTAAAGGCAGCTCTCCACCAAGTGTGTCTggtgtaatgtttgattgaaagaaaacaaatggcgAACCCTCCATCTAGACTGCAAGTGTATCACATAGATACGCTCTCATTGTAATCTATATAGATGTCTCTGTGTAGGCGTGCATCTCAGCGCCGTCTCACGGCTTAAGTGTGACTAAATGTATTATGTAAACTGTTTTCCAccaatgtgtctctggccacTGAGTGGCGTTGAGTCAGCAGTGTGTGGCCCGCTCGTTCCTCAGCTGTTGGCCGACAGTCACcatccaaaacaacaaaagagagcAAACTGTTTCACCCCAGTCAATCAATATCGGTATGAAACGgacaataaaaggtgttttgagaaagcGTGAGTCACTACAAAGATGAAGGGTCCTTGAACATTCAGCCATTAATAAGCTCTCAAAATATAATGCAGTTTGGTGCAACAGTATGTGAGATTAACaagaaatgtgcacacacaaaaaatctAAGTATATCTGGCGACATAGTGAAACCAGGATCAATGACAACACTTAACGTTTTTATCAAACTATTAAAACCATCAACAAATACAGACAACATCCTAAGGAAAGGTTATTATTggctattatattatatattctagACAGAAAAATATGCAATTGTCTGAACATGCTATAACCGCACACACACGATCTGACAAGGCTGTGTGACATGGTTCACGAGAGGTTATGAACCGGTTTTCTAACACCACAACCTCCACGACACCTGCTGCTAATCTTCATGTTGGGTATTCCTCtttctggattccttccacCTTCAGATGTTCTTCCCATCAGATGTTCTGTTATTTTCTCACCACTGATTGTGCTTTTGTAATGTTGAGAAGTGATGATATTGTAACCTGCTGAGAGGAAAGTTTCATgaggtcctgtgtgtgtgtttgtatgtgagaCACACATAATCATAGACCGTGTGTCAGGGGAAAAAGTGTAGTCATCCAAGAGTatttgtgtgcacgtgtgtatgCATTTAGTGAAAGAAATGTAGcttgaaaacacacatgtagtcacTGCCTCAAGCTGGAGTAAATTCCGCCTCTCCGCCATCTTGAATCGTGTGTTCTCTGCAGCAGGGTCAGACTGGAGTCACAGGCTTTCCTTAGAGAGAGGACATTTTTAGTTGCCTCCGGTTTACTTGTGTGTCAGAGAGGATACCTATTTTCAAATGCAGGATGGAGACAAGAGTGCTTTATGCATCAGACTGactatttactttttgtttgtttgtttattcagctaaaattgaatttaattattattggCAATTTGCTCATTCGCTGCAGGTatgtattttaactttttaaccATGCTAGAGACATGGCGCTAGAGATGATGGACACCGCCGTCGTATCCATTTAATGCTTAATGGACAGGTATGATCTTCTTGATGAAGGATGCATATTAGCAAGAGGCCCACAGGTGTAGGCCAATTTGATGTCCAATTATGTTAAGTAGAGGGAGGTTGTTAAACATACTAGTTCGTCAgggatgaaaacaaaatgttgctGAACCATTAAAGTTTCCAACTGATGCCTGAAGTGATTTACTTTGTGACTATAATGTTTCactttggtgcatgtgtgtcttcactGAAAGACAGTCCAATGTATGATTAGAACGTTTACACAGCATTTGacacaatcacaaacacacgcttACACAACAGGAAGATAAGTAATACTGACACAACCCATTCAGAAACATTAGCACTTGATTTCACTTGTTAGCTTGTACTGATTACAGACccatccattgtgtgtgtgtgtgtgtgtgtgtgtgtgtgtgtgtgtgtgtgtgtgtgtgtgtgcgcgcgttcAAAGTGGGGTTGAGGTTTACAGGCAATCACAGACAATAGAATtaataccttgaataaaaacagattcagtggcacttgattggcgcattttgtagtttggctttcttgaagaaattactttcttgattcttgttgttctgagtttggactcatggtttaatgcacttattgtaagtcgctttggataaaagcgtcagctaaatgacatgtaatgtaatgtaataaaggtAATACACCATTCTTTTCCTCTCAGGCTAATCACATTGTGTTTCACATTGCCGATAACTGTGTTGCA contains:
- the aasdhppt gene encoding L-aminoadipate-semialdehyde dehydrogenase-phosphopantetheinyl transferase isoform X2, which produces MGCVRWAFRCGSWTPTGSDWLFSARCVQREEKDRIGQFVFAKDAKSAMAGRLLLRKFVCERMGIPWSEIRLERSPRGKPYLAAPLKVRPDSGPEPPSWSFNLSHQGDYAVLAAQQGVQVGVDIMKITMPGSSSVPEFFRIMTRQFTAYEWSVIQSGGLVHQQLAAFYRHWALKESFIKAIGTGLGFNLQRVEFHLSSEPLTQKYALRQTKMHLDEEEDDDWVFEEPDVAWDRVCVCVCVCVCVCVCFCRRPCWILIIMLL
- the aasdhppt gene encoding L-aminoadipate-semialdehyde dehydrogenase-phosphopantetheinyl transferase isoform X3, producing MAGRLLLRKFVCERMGIPWSEIRLERSPRGKPYLAAPLKVRPDSGPEPPSWSFNLSHQGDYAVLAAQQGVQVGVDIMKITMPGSSSVPEFFRIMTRQFTAYEWSVIQSGGLVHQQLAAFYRHWALKESFIKAIGTGLGFNLQRVEFHLSSEPLTQKYALRQTKMHLDEEEDDDWVFEETLLDTDHHVAVALGPADSAPLRPCLPPPTSFTLLSFSDLIASASPLTEEDPACWDSFKMKAEAPQRQKETHASK
- the aasdhppt gene encoding L-aminoadipate-semialdehyde dehydrogenase-phosphopantetheinyl transferase isoform X1, which gives rise to MGCVRWAFRCGSWTPTGSDWLFSARCVQREEKDRIGQFVFAKDAKSAMAGRLLLRKFVCERMGIPWSEIRLERSPRGKPYLAAPLKVRPDSGPEPPSWSFNLSHQGDYAVLAAQQGVQVGVDIMKITMPGSSSVPEFFRIMTRQFTAYEWSVIQSGGLVHQQLAAFYRHWALKESFIKAIGTGLGFNLQRVEFHLSSEPLTQKYALRQTKMHLDEEEDDDWVFEETLLDTDHHVAVALGPADSAPLRPCLPPPTSFTLLSFSDLIASASPLTEEDPACWDSFKMKAEAPQRQKETHASK